A genomic region of uncultured Roseibium sp. contains the following coding sequences:
- the yidD gene encoding membrane protein insertion efficiency factor YidD — MCPEPERPPEQDKMLSPAGRAAIGLIWIYRHSLSLFMGRGCRYAPTCSEYTENAIRRYGFWTGGWVGLSRILRCNPWGASGFDPVPEDLPQNAHWFTPWRYGRWTGRHIAKEFRLDGED, encoded by the coding sequence ATGTGCCCGGAACCCGAACGCCCGCCCGAACAAGACAAGATGCTGTCGCCCGCCGGCCGCGCGGCAATTGGTCTCATCTGGATCTACCGGCATTCCCTGTCGCTGTTCATGGGGCGCGGCTGCCGTTACGCGCCGACCTGTTCAGAATATACGGAAAATGCGATCCGGCGATATGGTTTCTGGACCGGCGGCTGGGTCGGTCTTTCCCGCATCCTCAGATGCAACCCATGGGGTGCATCCGGATTCGATCCGGTGCCGGAGGATCTGCCCCAAAATGCGCACTGGTTCACACCCTGGCGGTACGGCCGCTGGACCGGGCGTCATATAGCGAAAGAGTTCCGTCTTGACGGGGAAGACTAG
- a CDS encoding DMT family transporter translates to MDRTLRGAAEMSAAMTILGTIGFFVVLSGEPAIDVVFWRCAFGAVALMLICTVQGTFRRQIALRQIAVAALGGVAIVVNWAMLFSAYGKASIGVATAVYNTQPFILVGFGALFFAERLTAAKLSWLALAFFGVVLIVQAKPAAPASENMDYAFGMALALGAAFFWAVAALLTKKLTGTPPQLIALIQVCVGILMLAPFVSWTSLPDSGVAWGALITLGAVHTGLMYTLMYGAVQKLPTYLQGAFSFLYPIVAIVVDYAAFEQTLHLSQFLGAAAIILAAAGLTFGWKLFGRKAVTNATL, encoded by the coding sequence ATGGACAGGACACTTCGCGGAGCAGCCGAAATGAGCGCCGCAATGACTATTCTCGGCACGATCGGATTTTTTGTCGTTCTGTCGGGTGAGCCGGCCATCGATGTCGTTTTCTGGCGATGCGCCTTCGGTGCTGTTGCCCTCATGCTGATTTGCACCGTTCAGGGGACATTTCGACGGCAGATCGCCCTGCGCCAGATCGCCGTGGCCGCGCTCGGCGGCGTCGCCATCGTCGTGAACTGGGCCATGCTGTTCAGCGCATATGGCAAGGCGTCGATCGGGGTCGCCACCGCCGTCTACAACACGCAGCCTTTCATTCTCGTGGGTTTCGGCGCGCTCTTTTTCGCAGAACGCCTAACGGCGGCCAAGCTGTCATGGCTTGCACTCGCTTTCTTCGGCGTCGTGCTCATCGTTCAGGCAAAACCCGCCGCACCGGCCTCTGAAAATATGGACTATGCTTTCGGAATGGCCCTTGCTCTGGGCGCGGCTTTTTTCTGGGCGGTCGCTGCGCTGCTGACGAAAAAGCTGACCGGGACACCGCCACAGCTGATCGCGCTGATCCAGGTCTGCGTCGGTATCTTGATGCTGGCACCGTTTGTCAGTTGGACATCCCTGCCGGACAGCGGCGTTGCCTGGGGTGCGTTGATCACGCTTGGCGCAGTTCACACCGGCCTGATGTATACCCTCATGTATGGAGCTGTCCAAAAACTCCCGACCTATCTGCAGGGCGCGTTTTCCTTCCTCTACCCGATCGTCGCCATTGTCGTTGACTACGCGGCATTCGAGCAGACCTTGCACCTCTCGCAGTTCCTGGGAGCAGCGGCGATCATCCTTGCGGCCGCAGGTCTGACATTTGGCTGGAAACTCTTCGGCAGAAAGGCCGTTACCAATGCCACGCTATGA
- a CDS encoding iron-sulfur cluster assembly scaffold protein, translating to MLDDIYNAKILEFAGNIPRIGRLEQPDATAKAHSKLCGSTVLVDVCVKDGVVTDFAHDVKACALGQASASIMAQNVVGASAQELRDVQKTMRAMLKDGGEPPAGRFEDLKFLEPVREYKARHASTLLTFDAVVDALDQIDAKANGDGAAA from the coding sequence ATGCTTGACGACATCTACAATGCGAAGATCCTTGAATTTGCAGGAAACATCCCGCGAATCGGACGTCTTGAGCAACCTGACGCAACGGCAAAGGCGCATTCCAAGCTTTGCGGGTCCACGGTGCTCGTTGACGTTTGTGTGAAGGATGGTGTGGTTACCGACTTCGCGCATGACGTCAAGGCGTGCGCGCTTGGGCAGGCATCGGCCTCGATCATGGCCCAGAATGTCGTCGGCGCTTCCGCACAGGAGCTGCGTGACGTGCAAAAAACGATGCGTGCGATGCTCAAGGACGGTGGCGAACCGCCGGCCGGGCGCTTCGAAGATCTCAAGTTTCTGGAACCGGTGCGTGAGTACAAAGCGCGCCATGCGTCCACCTTGCTGACTTTTGATGCCGTCGTCGATGCGCTGGACCAGATCGACGCCAAGGCGAATGGGGACGGAGCGGCGGCCTGA
- a CDS encoding radical SAM protein, producing MDVRDFHFVMIKPTHYDDDGYPIQWLRSAIPSNTLASLNGLAEAAVQRDALGADVRIHLHTYDETNKRVRPEKIARDIRRKGGKALIALVGVQSNQFPRATDLARRFMAEGLQTAIGGFHVSGCISMLDEMPSEMVELQAEGVSYFAGEAEDRRLDQVFRDAWADDLKPLYNFMADLPSLEGEPTPILPPKHIQFTAGSHSSFDLGRGCPFQCSFCTIINVQGRKSRFRSADDLEQIIRDNYEQGIDRFFITDDNFARNREWEPLFDRLIVLREEEKFDIKFIIQVDTLCHRIENFIEKATRAGVNRVFIGLENINPDNLLAAKKRQNKITEYREMLQKWRAHGATTYAGYIIGFPGDTKEAVLRDVEIIKKELPLDLLEFFYLTPLPGSEDHKVLLSQGTWMDPDLNKYDLNHRVSHHPKMTDAEWEEAYQEAWASYYSDDHIETVLRRAAAHRKGRPGNKLFLMMWFKLMVQCEGVHPLEGGYFRLKYRKDRRSGMPVESALAFYPRYLWEIAAKHWAYVSATLRVYRIYRKVKASPDRRGYSDIATREIEKDGEETLAMIQETRGGVEAVAKTARDASIVKAAKKRAAAS from the coding sequence ATGGACGTGCGCGACTTCCACTTCGTTATGATCAAGCCGACCCACTATGACGATGACGGCTATCCGATCCAGTGGCTGAGATCCGCCATTCCCTCAAACACACTCGCCAGTCTCAACGGCCTCGCGGAGGCCGCGGTGCAACGTGATGCGCTTGGCGCTGACGTGCGAATTCATCTCCACACATACGACGAGACGAACAAACGGGTCCGTCCGGAGAAAATAGCCCGCGACATCCGCCGCAAGGGCGGCAAGGCGCTGATTGCGCTGGTCGGGGTCCAGTCGAACCAGTTTCCACGCGCTACGGATCTGGCGCGCAGGTTCATGGCGGAGGGCCTGCAGACGGCAATCGGCGGGTTCCACGTCTCCGGCTGCATTTCCATGCTGGACGAAATGCCTTCGGAAATGGTCGAGCTTCAGGCCGAGGGGGTCAGCTATTTTGCCGGAGAGGCCGAGGACCGGCGGCTTGACCAGGTCTTCCGTGATGCCTGGGCCGATGATCTGAAACCGCTCTACAATTTCATGGCTGACCTTCCGTCGCTCGAAGGCGAACCGACGCCTATCCTGCCGCCGAAGCATATCCAGTTCACGGCCGGGTCGCATTCCAGTTTCGATCTCGGACGGGGCTGCCCGTTCCAGTGCTCCTTCTGTACGATCATCAATGTCCAGGGGCGCAAGAGCCGGTTCAGGTCGGCCGACGATCTGGAGCAGATCATCCGGGACAACTACGAGCAGGGCATCGACCGGTTTTTCATCACCGACGACAATTTCGCCCGAAACAGGGAATGGGAACCTCTTTTCGACCGGCTCATTGTTCTGCGTGAAGAGGAAAAGTTCGACATCAAGTTCATCATCCAGGTCGATACGCTGTGCCACCGCATCGAGAATTTCATCGAAAAGGCAACCCGGGCCGGTGTGAACCGCGTTTTCATCGGTCTTGAAAACATCAATCCGGACAATCTGCTCGCCGCAAAGAAACGCCAGAACAAGATCACCGAATACCGGGAGATGCTGCAGAAGTGGCGGGCGCATGGCGCGACCACCTATGCAGGTTACATCATCGGCTTTCCCGGCGACACGAAGGAGGCCGTGCTGCGGGATGTCGAGATCATCAAGAAAGAGCTTCCCCTCGATCTCCTGGAGTTCTTCTACCTGACACCGCTTCCCGGGTCGGAAGACCACAAGGTCCTGTTGTCGCAGGGGACCTGGATGGACCCGGACCTGAACAAGTATGACCTCAACCACCGGGTCTCCCATCATCCGAAAATGACGGATGCGGAATGGGAGGAAGCTTACCAGGAGGCCTGGGCAAGCTATTATTCCGATGATCATATCGAGACCGTTCTCAGGCGTGCAGCCGCGCACAGGAAGGGGCGGCCGGGCAACAAGCTGTTCCTGATGATGTGGTTCAAGCTGATGGTCCAGTGCGAAGGGGTTCACCCGCTGGAAGGCGGGTACTTCCGGCTGAAGTATCGCAAAGACCGGCGCAGCGGCATGCCGGTCGAAAGCGCGCTGGCGTTCTATCCGCGCTACCTCTGGGAAATCGCCGCCAAGCACTGGGCCTATGTTTCGGCGACCTTGCGGGTCTACAGGATCTACCGGAAGGTCAAGGCATCGCCGGACCGGCGCGGCTATTCGGATATTGCGACCCGGGAGATCGAAAAGGATGGCGAGGAAACACTCGCAATGATTCAGGAGACACGCGGCGGCGTGGAGGCCGTGGCCAAGACCGCACGCGACGCATCAATCGTCAAGGCGGCGAAGAAAAGGGCCGCCGCCTCATAG
- a CDS encoding flavin reductase family protein produces the protein MFYETAKNDHGLPHNPFKAIVSPRPIGWISSLDKEGRTNLAPYSFFNAVGDRPPIVMFSSSGYKDSAANVDATGEFVCNMASWDLKDEMNVSSAPVSGDTCEFELAGLEMAPSRLVKTPRVAKAATALECRHLQTLKLKDLDGVETDNWIVFGQVVGVHIDENILVEGKVDVTRFKPLSRLGYMEYAAVTEVFEMVRPNV, from the coding sequence ATGTTTTACGAAACTGCGAAAAACGACCACGGCCTGCCTCACAACCCGTTCAAGGCGATCGTTTCTCCAAGGCCGATCGGCTGGATCTCTTCCCTCGACAAGGAAGGGCGCACCAATCTCGCGCCCTACAGCTTTTTCAATGCCGTCGGTGATCGCCCCCCGATCGTGATGTTTTCGTCTTCCGGCTACAAGGACAGCGCTGCCAATGTGGACGCAACAGGAGAATTCGTCTGCAACATGGCAAGCTGGGATCTCAAAGATGAAATGAACGTGTCCTCGGCTCCCGTTTCCGGCGACACCTGCGAGTTCGAACTGGCGGGTCTGGAAATGGCGCCCTCGCGGCTGGTGAAGACCCCGCGTGTTGCCAAGGCGGCGACAGCACTGGAATGCAGGCACCTTCAGACGCTCAAGCTGAAAGATCTCGATGGTGTCGAAACTGACAACTGGATCGTGTTCGGACAGGTTGTCGGCGTGCATATCGACGAGAATATCCTGGTCGAGGGGAAAGTTGACGTCACGCGCTTCAAGCCGCTGTCGCGTCTGGGCTACATGGAATACGCGGCCGTCACCGAAGTGTTCGAAATGGTTCGCCCGAACGTCTAG
- a CDS encoding transglycosylase SLT domain-containing protein, with protein sequence MHVTDTPSVASRIELAFQSASSSTGTSFEYLVKTAARESSFNPSAKARTSSATGLFQFIESTWLETMKEAGPKHGLEKYSDQILQTKSGKYYVNDPQVKREILDLRKDPEISSMMAGALTQKNAAYLERKIGREPTDGELYMAHFLGAHGASRLIDATNANPDMRADKMFSAQARANKPIFFHGNGKARSMQEVYEVIVSKHDAVTMIAQASGKTDLRNSGELLNVAALPTAKPVQAMAGADPQKFDHLAGDTAAAFAMRSKPPGPEELARAQAALPHGSPVELAEAATSLPRGGETQTAAANRGNDVPHDPRTASINPADPAAAQRVVSAFQATETDSPFEALFRNDQGSTQADLNPRFASAFAAVEEAGMFSTFTGVSGQVAAQELALADQGSPLDLTRFLRLKAEEEQKDLLPPA encoded by the coding sequence ATGCATGTGACTGACACACCCTCGGTCGCGTCTCGGATCGAGCTAGCGTTTCAGTCTGCGAGTAGTTCCACGGGTACTTCGTTCGAGTACCTGGTGAAGACCGCTGCGCGCGAGTCGTCTTTCAATCCGTCGGCGAAGGCCAGGACATCGAGTGCAACCGGATTGTTCCAGTTCATCGAATCGACCTGGCTGGAAACGATGAAGGAGGCGGGCCCCAAGCACGGACTTGAGAAATATTCGGACCAGATCCTGCAAACGAAAAGCGGCAAGTACTACGTCAACGATCCCCAGGTGAAGCGCGAGATTCTGGATCTGCGCAAGGACCCGGAAATTTCGTCGATGATGGCCGGTGCGTTGACGCAGAAGAATGCGGCCTACCTGGAACGCAAGATCGGACGGGAGCCGACCGACGGCGAACTCTACATGGCCCACTTTCTCGGCGCCCACGGTGCCAGCCGCCTGATCGACGCGACGAATGCCAATCCGGACATGCGCGCGGACAAGATGTTTTCGGCGCAAGCGCGGGCGAACAAGCCGATTTTCTTTCATGGCAACGGCAAGGCCCGGTCCATGCAGGAAGTGTACGAGGTCATCGTTTCCAAACATGATGCCGTGACAATGATCGCACAGGCGAGCGGCAAGACCGATCTTCGTAACTCCGGTGAACTTCTCAATGTCGCTGCCCTGCCGACGGCGAAGCCCGTGCAGGCAATGGCGGGTGCCGATCCGCAAAAATTCGACCATCTTGCGGGCGATACGGCAGCCGCCTTTGCGATGCGTTCCAAACCGCCGGGACCGGAAGAGTTGGCGCGTGCGCAGGCAGCCCTGCCTCACGGCAGTCCGGTCGAGCTGGCCGAAGCGGCAACGTCCCTTCCACGAGGAGGGGAGACGCAAACTGCGGCGGCGAATCGCGGCAATGATGTGCCGCATGATCCCCGGACCGCCTCGATAAACCCGGCAGATCCGGCAGCGGCGCAGCGTGTCGTTTCCGCGTTCCAGGCAACGGAAACGGACAGCCCCTTCGAAGCTCTTTTCAGAAATGACCAGGGATCGACTCAAGCTGACCTGAACCCGCGGTTCGCTTCCGCCTTCGCTGCGGTCGAGGAAGCCGGAATGTTCAGTACCTTTACAGGGGTTTCCGGTCAGGTTGCCGCACAGGAACTTGCACTCGCTGATCAGGGCAGCCCCCTGGATCTGACGAGATTCTTGAGATTGAAAGCGGAGGAAGAGCAGAAGGATCTGCTGCCGCCGGCCTGA
- a CDS encoding nitroreductase yields MSTFSPRAPGVLDFLRKRRSHPSITMTEPGPSAEQITDLLTIAARVPDHGKLAPWRFILFGPVQGEAVGRRLARILEERQGPLDEDQRQKELTRFTRAPLVIGVVSTAAEHPKIPVWEQQLSAGAVCMNLVTAAAAAGFASQWLTEWYSFDKETARFLGAGDNEQFAGFVHVGTPTQAPVERPRPELSAIVSEWSEDD; encoded by the coding sequence ATGTCCACTTTCAGTCCCCGTGCACCAGGCGTACTGGACTTCCTGCGCAAGCGGCGTTCACATCCGTCGATCACCATGACGGAGCCCGGACCGAGTGCGGAGCAGATCACAGATCTGCTGACGATTGCAGCGCGCGTCCCCGATCATGGCAAGCTTGCTCCGTGGCGCTTCATCCTTTTCGGGCCCGTGCAGGGTGAAGCCGTCGGACGCAGGCTTGCAAGGATACTCGAGGAGCGGCAGGGGCCCCTTGATGAGGACCAGAGGCAGAAGGAATTGACTCGTTTCACGCGTGCCCCGCTGGTGATCGGCGTTGTCAGCACGGCTGCGGAACACCCAAAGATCCCGGTCTGGGAGCAGCAATTGTCTGCCGGGGCCGTCTGCATGAACCTGGTCACGGCTGCGGCTGCGGCCGGTTTCGCGTCCCAGTGGCTGACCGAATGGTACAGTTTCGACAAGGAAACCGCACGGTTTCTGGGCGCTGGTGACAACGAGCAATTTGCCGGGTTCGTGCATGTGGGCACACCGACACAGGCGCCGGTGGAAAGACCGCGTCCCGAGCTTTCGGCCATAGTCAGCGAATGGAGCGAAGACGACTAA
- the thrS gene encoding threonine--tRNA ligase: protein MIQLTFPDNSVRDYEAGITGLAVAEGISKSLAKKAVAMTLDGELRDLSDAIAANHSIEIVTRDDPRALELIRHDAAHVMAEAVQELWLGTQVTIGPVIENGFYYDFKRVHPDSGDDWPFHPDDLPVIEKKMREIISRGAQFTKEIWSREEAKTYFAAKGEHYKVELVDAIPEDQELKIYKQGQWLDLCRGPHMVSTRQIGDAFKLMKVAGAYWRGDSNNEMLSRIYATAWHNEKELKGYLRMLEEAEKRDHRKLGREMDLFHFQEEGPGVVFWHPKGWDMFQSLISYKRRVLKDDYKEVNAPQVLHTSLWETSGHWTWYKENMFSVQCADPEAEDDRVFALKPMNCPGHVQIFKHGLKSYRDLPMRLAEFGVVHRYEPSGALHGLMRVRGFTQDDAHVFCTEEQLEEECLKINDLILSVYKDFGFDEVVVKLSTRPEKRVGTDEMWDHAEAVLSDVLKKIELQSEGRVKTDILPGEGAFYGPKFEYTLRDAIGREWQCGTTQVDFALPERFGAFYVDSNGEKKTPVMVHRAICGSMERFLGILIENYAGHFPLWFAPLQVVVATITSEADAYGQEVADLLKANGLKVETDFRNEKINYKVREHSLAKVPVIIVCGMREAEERTVNVRRLGSKDQRSMGLEEAVEAFVQEATPPDLK from the coding sequence ATGATCCAACTGACCTTTCCCGACAATTCCGTGCGCGACTACGAAGCAGGCATCACCGGCCTTGCGGTCGCCGAGGGCATTTCCAAGTCGCTGGCCAAGAAAGCGGTCGCGATGACACTGGACGGCGAGTTGAGGGACCTCAGCGACGCCATTGCGGCCAATCACAGCATCGAAATCGTCACGCGTGACGATCCGCGTGCGCTGGAACTCATCCGGCACGATGCGGCGCACGTGATGGCCGAAGCCGTGCAGGAACTGTGGCTGGGGACACAGGTCACGATCGGGCCCGTCATCGAGAACGGGTTCTACTACGATTTCAAGCGTGTTCACCCCGACAGCGGCGACGACTGGCCGTTCCATCCCGATGATCTGCCTGTCATCGAGAAGAAGATGCGCGAGATCATTTCGCGCGGTGCGCAGTTCACCAAGGAAATCTGGTCGCGCGAGGAGGCCAAGACCTACTTCGCCGCGAAGGGCGAGCACTACAAGGTCGAGCTTGTCGATGCGATTCCCGAAGATCAGGAACTCAAGATCTACAAGCAGGGGCAGTGGCTGGATCTGTGCCGTGGTCCGCACATGGTGTCCACGCGCCAGATCGGTGATGCCTTCAAGCTCATGAAGGTTGCCGGTGCCTATTGGCGCGGCGACTCCAACAACGAAATGCTCAGCCGCATCTACGCGACCGCCTGGCACAACGAGAAAGAGCTGAAAGGCTACCTTCGCATGCTGGAGGAAGCCGAAAAACGCGATCACCGCAAGCTCGGCCGGGAAATGGACCTTTTCCACTTCCAGGAAGAGGGTCCCGGCGTCGTGTTCTGGCACCCGAAGGGCTGGGACATGTTCCAGAGCCTGATCAGCTACAAGCGTCGTGTCCTGAAGGACGACTACAAGGAGGTGAACGCGCCGCAGGTGCTGCATACGTCCCTGTGGGAGACCTCGGGGCACTGGACCTGGTACAAGGAGAACATGTTCTCCGTGCAATGTGCCGATCCGGAGGCCGAGGACGACCGTGTCTTTGCGCTCAAGCCGATGAACTGTCCCGGGCACGTTCAGATCTTCAAGCACGGTCTGAAGAGTTACCGAGATCTGCCCATGCGGCTTGCGGAATTCGGTGTTGTTCACCGCTACGAGCCGTCAGGTGCGCTTCATGGCCTGATGCGCGTGCGCGGCTTTACGCAGGACGACGCGCATGTTTTCTGCACCGAGGAGCAGCTTGAAGAAGAGTGCCTGAAGATCAACGATCTGATCCTCTCGGTCTACAAGGATTTCGGATTTGACGAAGTTGTGGTCAAACTGTCCACGCGTCCTGAAAAGCGCGTGGGAACCGATGAGATGTGGGACCACGCGGAAGCCGTGCTCTCGGATGTTCTGAAAAAGATCGAGCTTCAGTCGGAAGGCCGGGTCAAAACCGACATCCTGCCGGGCGAGGGGGCATTCTACGGTCCCAAATTCGAGTACACGCTGCGAGACGCGATCGGCCGGGAATGGCAATGCGGAACGACTCAGGTGGATTTCGCCTTGCCGGAGCGGTTCGGCGCCTTTTACGTCGACAGCAATGGCGAGAAGAAGACGCCGGTGATGGTGCACCGCGCGATCTGCGGCTCCATGGAACGCTTCCTCGGTATTCTGATCGAGAACTATGCCGGACATTTTCCGCTGTGGTTTGCGCCCTTGCAGGTGGTGGTCGCGACCATCACCTCAGAGGCCGATGCCTACGGCCAGGAAGTGGCGGATCTGCTGAAAGCGAACGGCTTGAAGGTCGAGACCGACTTCCGGAACGAGAAGATCAACTACAAGGTCCGCGAGCACTCGCTGGCCAAGGTTCCGGTGATCATTGTCTGCGGCATGCGCGAGGCCGAGGAACGTACCGTCAACGTCCGGCGCCTCGGTTCGAAAGACCAGCGGTCGATGGGCCTTGAAGAGGCGGTCGAGGCGTTTGTCCAGGAGGCAACACCGCCGGACTTGAAATAA
- a CDS encoding lysophospholipid acyltransferase family protein, whose amino-acid sequence MPELSIETMAAVDYAEFSYANPDHPPLKRWTIRAIEGISGRRKLVDLYDIWKHQMVGTSEYIWSDLLGLINLNVSVEDGEWPPKDLPEGPLVLIANHPYGIGDGLAILALAEQLGRPFKILINNELLKVPEVRPFSLPVDFEENKQALKTNMQTRKEALRLLQEGTTIIVFPGGGVATAAKPFGRAEELPWKTFTAKMIRSSKATVLPLYFEGQNSWLFHLVSKYSLTLRLSLLVREFRRILGSVITARAGQAISYETLSGFKDQKEIMDFLQTKVMEMEMGPSAPGNGLLGRRR is encoded by the coding sequence TTGCCCGAACTTTCTATCGAGACGATGGCTGCCGTGGATTACGCAGAATTCAGCTACGCCAATCCTGATCACCCGCCCTTGAAGCGGTGGACGATACGGGCCATTGAGGGCATCTCGGGACGCCGGAAACTTGTTGACCTTTATGATATCTGGAAACACCAGATGGTCGGGACTTCAGAGTATATCTGGAGCGATCTGCTGGGGCTTATCAATCTGAACGTTTCCGTCGAGGACGGCGAATGGCCGCCGAAGGACCTGCCCGAAGGGCCTCTGGTCCTGATTGCCAATCATCCGTATGGCATCGGCGACGGCCTCGCGATCCTCGCGCTTGCCGAACAGCTTGGACGGCCGTTCAAGATCCTGATAAACAATGAACTGCTGAAGGTCCCCGAAGTCCGGCCGTTTTCGCTACCGGTCGATTTCGAGGAAAACAAGCAGGCGCTGAAGACCAACATGCAGACGCGCAAGGAAGCGCTGCGCCTGCTTCAGGAAGGCACCACCATCATCGTCTTTCCCGGCGGCGGCGTTGCGACTGCCGCCAAGCCCTTCGGCCGCGCCGAGGAACTCCCGTGGAAGACGTTCACGGCAAAGATGATCCGCTCGTCCAAGGCAACGGTGCTGCCGCTCTATTTCGAAGGCCAGAATTCCTGGCTCTTTCATCTGGTCAGCAAATATTCGCTCACCCTGCGCCTGTCGCTTCTGGTGAGGGAATTCCGCCGTATTCTCGGCTCCGTCATTACGGCCCGGGCCGGGCAGGCGATATCCTATGAAACCCTCTCCGGTTTCAAGGACCAGAAGGAAATCATGGATTTCCTGCAGACAAAGGTCATGGAAATGGAGATGGGGCCTTCGGCTCCGGGAAATGGGCTGCTCGGGCGACGCCGTTGA
- a CDS encoding DUF2336 domain-containing protein, translating into MATALTVLLDDPSRAIRKAISKTLASSAYAPAHVVRSLACDVDDVAVPVLSESPILTDAELVDLLAQGSETVQCAIAGRAGLPASISAAICEVASERACQVLLDNGSAEVLQSSLLRLAQRFENRPDICDQLLRTRDLPLANRYELLMRLAESLDDHPIVLERVPENQRHTFLSDAEDKVVLRLALEASVEELPDFVEHLRGRGKLNTRLLLRSVCCGRLRFFAAALANLGQVPLPRLCKLLVTVRRSALQAILRKAGLPIRSHQAFLLAIDIARQAEADFTYDLALDEARMLTETLLQEMQDGALGADEDVAAFLRRFAIEVARLEARLLVKNGSLQITAAA; encoded by the coding sequence ATGGCGACAGCTCTTACAGTTCTCCTGGACGATCCGAGCAGGGCAATCCGCAAGGCGATCTCCAAGACGTTGGCCTCGAGCGCCTACGCGCCCGCACACGTGGTGCGCTCTCTTGCCTGCGACGTCGATGATGTTGCCGTTCCGGTGCTGAGTGAATCGCCCATTCTCACAGACGCGGAGCTTGTCGATCTGCTTGCGCAGGGGAGCGAAACGGTTCAATGCGCCATAGCCGGCCGCGCAGGTCTGCCCGCCTCCATCAGTGCCGCCATTTGCGAGGTTGCAAGCGAGCGCGCCTGCCAGGTTCTCCTCGACAATGGAAGTGCGGAAGTGCTGCAGTCTTCGCTATTGCGTCTGGCTCAGCGGTTCGAGAACCGGCCCGACATCTGCGACCAGCTGCTGCGCACCCGTGATCTGCCGCTGGCGAATCGCTACGAGCTGCTGATGAGACTTGCCGAAAGTCTTGATGATCACCCGATCGTGCTGGAGCGGGTTCCGGAAAACCAGAGACACACCTTCCTCAGTGACGCGGAAGACAAGGTTGTTCTCAGGCTGGCTCTTGAGGCAAGCGTGGAGGAACTCCCTGACTTTGTCGAACATCTGAGGGGCCGGGGCAAACTGAATACGCGGCTTCTGCTTCGGTCGGTATGTTGCGGCCGCCTGCGGTTTTTTGCGGCCGCGCTCGCTAACCTGGGACAGGTTCCGCTGCCAAGGCTCTGCAAGCTGCTTGTCACTGTCCGGCGCTCGGCACTTCAGGCTATCCTGCGCAAGGCGGGTCTGCCCATACGGTCCCATCAGGCGTTTCTGCTTGCCATCGACATAGCGCGTCAGGCCGAGGCCGATTTCACCTACGATCTGGCGCTTGATGAAGCCAGGATGCTGACCGAGACCCTTCTGCAGGAAATGCAGGATGGGGCTCTGGGAGCGGACGAAGATGTCGCCGCCTTCCTGCGCCGGTTCGCGATTGAAGTCGCACGGCTGGAGGCACGCCTTCTGGTGAAGAACGGTTCCCTGCAGATTACCGCGGCCGCCTGA
- a CDS encoding Lrp/AsnC family transcriptional regulator: MKLDAADAKIIEALIRDGRMSLKDLAAHAGLSSPGVSERIRRLQEHGVIRGFAAEIDPKALGYSLQAIVRIRPLPGKLHIVRQLIQEIPEFCECDKVTGDDCFIARLAVPSIEQLDDILDVISDKAETSTSIVKSQPIRRRPPPLLTD, translated from the coding sequence ATGAAGTTGGACGCGGCGGACGCAAAAATCATTGAAGCGCTGATCCGGGACGGGCGCATGTCGCTCAAGGACCTGGCAGCACATGCCGGACTGTCCTCTCCCGGTGTCTCGGAGCGGATCCGGCGGCTGCAGGAACACGGTGTCATCCGCGGATTTGCTGCGGAGATCGATCCGAAGGCTCTCGGCTACAGCCTGCAGGCCATCGTGCGCATTCGTCCGCTTCCGGGGAAACTCCACATCGTGCGGCAGCTGATCCAGGAGATTCCGGAGTTTTGCGAGTGCGACAAGGTCACGGGCGACGACTGTTTCATTGCGCGCCTCGCGGTGCCGTCCATCGAACAGCTTGACGACATTCTCGACGTCATCTCCGACAAGGCGGAAACAAGCACATCGATCGTCAAATCCCAGCCGATCCGACGCCGTCCGCCACCGCTTTTGACGGATTAG